Proteins encoded in a region of the Orenia metallireducens genome:
- a CDS encoding TM1266 family iron-only hydrogenase system putative regulator — MEKRVAVIGIVISDRIGAAAKVNDILARYGDIIVGRMGLPYQDKGLNIISLIVDGTNDQIGALAGKIGNLQGVKVKSMVTT, encoded by the coding sequence ATGGAGAAACGAGTAGCAGTAATTGGTATTGTAATCAGTGACCGGATCGGAGCAGCAGCAAAGGTCAATGATATTTTAGCAAGATATGGGGATATTATTGTAGGAAGGATGGGGCTACCATATCAAGATAAGGGATTAAATATTATCTCTTTGATTGTAGATGGAACAAATGATCAGATAGGTGCCTTGGCAGGAAAGATTGGAAATCTTCAAGGTGTCAAAGTAAAGTCTATGGTAACAACGTAA
- a CDS encoding DivIVA domain-containing protein yields MSLISADIYNKKFKKSLRGYDTQEVDDFLELVAVYYEEMISEQTRLNSVVDDLSAELKKYEDLQQSLDDTVNKAHKFAEDKKQQAQEKAESILTEAKRKANELLRGAEVKAKNIIEGAEVKANKLVDEAKFEAKKQLMDAREKSEDKYREYQQLLESERLFKIRFKTLLQSHLEMLEEEEESTETEEAETLKSEEDYHSKEEL; encoded by the coding sequence ATGTCTTTAATATCAGCAGATATCTATAATAAAAAGTTTAAAAAGAGTTTAAGAGGATATGATACACAAGAGGTAGATGACTTTTTAGAATTAGTGGCAGTATATTATGAAGAGATGATCTCAGAACAGACTAGATTGAACTCTGTTGTTGATGATTTAAGTGCGGAGCTGAAGAAGTATGAAGATTTACAACAATCATTAGATGATACTGTAAATAAGGCTCACAAATTTGCTGAAGATAAGAAGCAACAGGCTCAAGAGAAAGCAGAATCGATTTTGACAGAGGCTAAAAGAAAGGCTAATGAACTTCTTAGAGGTGCTGAAGTTAAGGCTAAAAATATTATTGAAGGTGCAGAGGTTAAAGCTAATAAACTAGTTGATGAGGCTAAATTTGAAGCAAAGAAGCAACTGATGGATGCTAGAGAGAAGAGTGAGGATAAGTATAGAGAATACCAACAGTTGTTAGAGAGTGAACGGTTATTTAAAATTAGATTTAAGACATTATTACAGAGCCATTTAGAGATGTTAGAAGAAGAGGAAGAGTCAACAGAAACAGAAGAGGCTGAGACCTTAAAATCTGAGGAGGATTATCATAGTAAGGAGGAGCTATAA
- a CDS encoding photosystem II S4 domain protein, with product MLDKERLLSHINDEEDKVELAQILDKAELALTRHQPTFTNFLNPHHLYLAKPILEQIADLNFWEYGGYDRAERKRLALTPDYYLADLVESPIVLLDIKGRFEFQEVSHRDFLGSILGTGIKREMVGDLILYQEGCQAVVAEEIKDYIKLNLDKVHKVGVEIEEIDFDTLQIEPERIKEIETTVASLRLDSVASAGFSTSRSKMSKEIEQGKVKVNWKVIDNPAYSLNQEDIISIRGRGRVEIDELLGESNRGRIKLRLKRYI from the coding sequence CTCTCTCATATAAATGATGAAGAGGATAAAGTAGAGTTAGCTCAAATCTTAGATAAGGCAGAGTTAGCTTTAACCAGACATCAACCAACTTTTACTAATTTCTTAAATCCTCATCACCTGTATTTGGCTAAACCTATTTTAGAGCAGATAGCAGATTTGAATTTTTGGGAGTATGGAGGATATGACCGAGCTGAGAGGAAGAGGTTAGCATTGACTCCTGATTATTATCTAGCAGATTTAGTTGAGAGTCCAATTGTCCTATTAGACATTAAAGGAAGATTTGAATTTCAAGAGGTAAGCCATCGAGATTTTTTAGGTTCTATCTTAGGAACAGGGATTAAGCGAGAGATGGTTGGTGATTTAATCTTATATCAAGAAGGTTGCCAAGCTGTGGTTGCTGAAGAGATTAAAGATTATATTAAATTAAATTTAGATAAAGTACATAAGGTTGGGGTGGAGATAGAAGAGATTGATTTTGATACTTTGCAGATAGAGCCAGAGAGAATCAAGGAGATTGAGACTACTGTGGCTTCTTTGCGCTTAGACTCTGTTGCTAGTGCTGGTTTTTCAACATCCCGTAGTAAGATGAGTAAAGAGATAGAGCAAGGGAAGGTCAAAGTTAATTGGAAGGTTATCGATAACCCTGCTTATTCATTAAATCAAGAGGACATTATCTCTATTAGGGGTAGAGGTAGGGTAGAGATAGATGAGTTATTGGGTGAATCTAATCGGGGAAGGATTAAATTGAGATTAAAGCGATATATCTAG